One Pogona vitticeps strain Pit_001003342236 chromosome ZW-PAR, PviZW2.1, whole genome shotgun sequence genomic window, AGTCCTTTGTGTGATTTTAGTGGCCGGTGGTTTCGTTTGGAAAGCGCTTTGCCCTTTTATCCGAAGTGCTGCTTCGAATTTGTCAGGACGGGTAGAGACTGGCGTCACCAGCAGGAAAGGTGGGTCCCAAGGGTCCTTCTGCCTGTGAGGCACAGCCAGGAAGGAGAGGGTTAATGCGCCTTGAGATGCTAGCTGATGTGTGCGGGGTTCTGCAGGTGTTCACTACGTGTAAGATTCCTGCAGATTCCTGATTCACAGGATCTTGAGTGactctgccttttcccttcttcctcccctgTCCCGCGGATCATTGGCTAGTATGGCAGCCAGCAGGCAAAGAGAGCGAGCGGTGGATGTATTCACCTGCCTTTAAATCTGGAAGGTGGCCCTTCTTCCACCGAAAGGACATGCTTGGGTGGGCTTCTCAAGGGTAGGGACCCTTCCACGGGTTGTGGGCCACCAGAGGCTCCTGCTTGGAGGAAGGACGGGATGCCGGCTAATCTTGCCTAGTCTTAACAAGCAAGGAGCAACGGGGCTTATGTCAAATCTCGTCTGCCGGTGTCTCTCGGGTACAGACCGGCCTGTCTCGAAAGGGGAGGTAGAATAAGCGCTGGCTGTGGCCATCTGACCAAGCATGATCACGATTCTACAAACAGCGTCAGTGGCCAGATTAATTCTTGTGAGGAAAGACCCTTTGTTAAGAAAGAACAGGGGAAACTCCCAGTTTTTCCTGTACCAAAGTTACTAGTTCTCATGAGGGACCGAAGACCAACGAGAGCTGCTTCCTAAGAGCGGGCGGTCGTCTGGCTGGACGTTCCCATCGGCTGATCTCCAGCCACCGTGCGCTGCTCTCTCGGCTACCTTTGGCCAGTCTTCCCAAGCAACGACCAACCTCCGGACGGGTCTCCCCGCATGACGTCCTTGCTCCCGCTTGACGACGGGCGTTCCTTCTGCCCTTCTGCAGCGCTTTGGCAAACGGGACCAAGAGCGGGCGCTCTCGTTCTCCTTCCGCCATGTCCGAGACGGACGACAGCGACGAGGCCTGTTGGAGCAGCCTGGAGAATTTCCGCGTGAAGCTGATCTCCGTGATCGACCCTTCCCGCATCACGCCTTACCTCCGGCAGTGCAAAGTCATCAACCACGATGACGAGGAGCAAATCCTCAATGACCCCAGCCTGGTGATCCGGAAAAGGAAAACAGGTAGCTCATTCatcacagtaggacccccatatctgcgggATCGGTATCTGCTGATCCACTTACctgaaagtattaaaagaaaaatcctagaaatagatatttctaaTGTTGAAGTTACCTGAACTGGCCACCAGaaagagccagagaccatactatgtattaTGGTCCctcttaaaatagtgtttgctatcatCCACGTTTCTCAGCATCCACCAAGGGGAGGGGGGATGTGGCAATTCACCATCTTCTTGCTCCCCCCCCTCGGCTAAACGATGCTCCTTCCTCCCTTGCAGGCGTCCTCCTGGATATTCTCCAAAGGACAGGCCAGAAGGGTTTTGTGGCGTTCCTGGAGAGCCTTGAGCTATACTACCCTCACCTCTACAAGAAAGTCACCGGCAAGGAGCCCACCCGGGTCTTCTCTATGATTATCGGTAATATAAGCCAAGCGGCTCATGGCAATTAAGAGTCACACAACACTCAccgttttttaaaatgccacaaaaaaaaattcaaaacaattaaaacactcGTTGATATTAAAACCCCAAGAGGTTTGGAAGCCGAACCATCCCGTTGAGGGAAGATTGAGGGAACCTGGCACATTCAGCACGGAGAAGGGAAGGCTGAGAGGCAATCCTGGAGGATGATAAGTCATCTCCGTAGGGTGGCCGCCACATGGGAGAAGGAGCCCAGACTTCCCCCTGAGTcctcctgtctctccccccctctccccccgcAGACACCGCTGGGGAGTCCAGCCTGACGGGGCTGCTCATGAGCGAGATCTCGAAGCTCCAGGGCACCATCCGTGAGGAGAGGCAGAAGGTCCTGGAGCTGAACCTGATGCTCCGCGCCAAGGAAGACTTCCTCCGGGAGATGCGGGTGAAGGACAGCGTCCTGCGCAAGCACCAGGAGAGGGCGCAGAAGATGAAGGAAGAGCGGGACGCCCTCGGCCGGGAGCTGAAGGCCTGCAAGGACGAGAACTACCAGCTGGCCATGAGCTACGCCAAGCAGAGCGAGGAGAAGAACGCCGCCCTGATGAGGAACCGGGATCTGCAGCTTGAGGTGggccctccctccatccctcccaaaTAGTGGGGAGCCAACTGgccggcggcgggggggggtccggttggatggatggatggatggatggatggatggattgatggattgatggatgagAAAGGCAACAGGGTGTTCCAGAGGACTGAGGACATGCCTTGACCTTCGGTGAGCACCGCACATTGCGGTGAACTGAATGGACCGCCAACGTTGCTTTGCGCGCCGTgactctcccctctcctcctcctcctcctgtctgtCCGTCGGGGTCCCTTCCGAGCAGATCGACTGCCTGAAGCACCGCCTGGCGAAGGCCGAGGACGACTGCAAGCTGGAGCGGAAGCACACGCTGAAGCTGAAGCACGCCATGGAGCAGCGGCCCAGCCACGAGGCGGTGTGGGAGATCCAGCGGGAGAAGGATTTGCTCTTGGCCAAGAACAAGGCGCTCGAAAGCACCCTGCAGGTCTTTCTTATAAAATAACTTAAAAGGGGGGGTAGGAACAAAAGGAGGTTTCCCCccaagggagagggaaaggcgGGAGAGGAAGTCCCAAGGCAGAAGGAGAGACCCCGTGGGAGTGCAGGGGGTCAAGGAGCCAGACCCTCTGCCCCACTCCTCATGgccttctgcctccccccccccggactcccTGCCCCCCCAGGTCACCCAGAAACGCAGCTACGAGAAGGAGGGCGTCTCCCTCCAGCCCCTCGAGGAGGAGCGCGCACGGATGGCGCGGGAGCATCAGCAGCTGCTCAACGCCCTCTACGACGCACGCCAGGCGCTCCGGCGGACGGAGGAGGCGCGGGACAAAGTAAGGGGCTATTCTAGGGGGAGTTTTATGAACTCTGGAGGGGAAACGGGTAGGTGCTGGGGGAAGAAGGCAGGAGACGGGCATGGGAAGGAGGGTGGCGGAAGTCAGACTACAGTAGGACCCGGCTTATCCGCAGGATCGGGATCCACTGCATcccttatccacaatctgaaaatattaaaagaaacaccaTAGACATTTAGATGTCTAACAATGAAGTGGCCGAAACAGGGCACTCGAAGGAGCCGGAGACAATGTCACGGATTGGGGTCAGCCTACGCTCCCTGGCCCCACCGTGGCCGGAGGGGGGGGATGACCTCCATGCCGTGGGTCGGTGCTTCCCTTGGCAGGTGGCAGAGGAGAAAGAGCTGCTGGACCTGAGGTGCGCCTCTCTCCAAAAGGATAACCAGATCTACCAGGACCGGATGGAGGCCATCTTGAGGCAGATGGAAGAGGTGGCTGCGGAAAGAGACCAGGTAGGGCCCGCGGATCGGCGCCCTTCCTCCCATCTCCCCAAAGGGGAGCCGCTGCGAAGGGGGACCCGGCACAGCAGGGGGGGAGGCCTCCTGCTTGGACCCGGTGTTGTTTCTTCCGGGGCGGCTCGTCCGGAGCGCCCGGTCAAGGGCGTCCCCTCCAGTCCGGCCTCCTCATTCCCAACCCTGCTCTGACCTCAAGGAAGACGAGGCTCGATGGGGCCAGCCTGTTGagctttctgcctttctccccaacaCCACcccctcgccctcctcctcctcctccaggccctcctgactcAAGAGGGTTTCCACAAGCAGTACGCCCagagcctgctggacaaggaccGCTGCCGGAAGCAGATCCGGGAACTCGGGGAGCGGCGGGACGAACTGCAGCTCCAGCTGTTCCAGAAAGAGGGGCAGCTTCTCCGTGCCGAAGCCGCCCTGCAAAGGCTCCACCTCGACCCTTCCCTCctggtagggtgtgtgtgtgtgtgtgtgtgtgtgtgtgtgtgagagagagagagagagagagagagagagagagagcctctctGGTGGATCTTCCAAGGGGAGCCTCTCTGGCTTCCCCAAAGCTCAGCACGCAGCCTCCTCCAGGCCTTCCCGCCCTTCTGTGCTCTCCCGCTGTTTCTGACTTAACGGCAACCTCCTAACCTCCTGATCCGCGGGATTGGTATCCAGGGATCCCCAGcctcaaaaatattaaaaggaaaattttCTAAAGATGACATGAGCATCAGAGCTGGCCATGAGAGGGATCCGGGGACCACGCTCTGCATAGCATCTGCTATTTAGCGTTCGCTGGAATCCACGTGGTTCTGCACTCGCGAGGGCCCTTGGAACGGATCCCCTCCGGGTAGGGGGATCTGCTGTAACCACTTCCCAAACGACCGGTCATTGTGGAGAACTTTTAAGAATTTTTAGGGAGGGCCCGTCCTGCACGTTGGGTCTCTGGAAGACTGCAACTCCTTCCTTTCCGTCTAACGAAGTCATCATGGATGTGACCCCTTAGGGAGCTTTCTCTGCATGCTAGGAGGGAGCGGGtggacgggcgggcgggcaggcgcaGGGCTACAACTTTTGTTTCTGACGCCCACCCCTGCGTCCTAACGTCTTGCTCATCCACTTGTGACCATTTCAGACTTCAGACCTTGAAGAAACATCGTCCAGAAGTTCCCAAGAGGTAAGAAACGTGATCGCTCGCTCGGGTCTCTTCCCTCGGATGGGGCGAGCGGGTCCTTCAGCCATCCACTCGCTCCCTTCACTGCATTTCATTTCTATACCAGCCCATGAGTGCCACATATTCTCCTGGGTGGTTCACAACGCAGTCAACAAACCTATACAGTAGGTCTCCCAAATCTGCAGGATCAGCATCCGCGGGTTCGCTTCTCCGCGGACGGCGGCTGTTAGAAAACGCAAGAGGTTGACTGCGTTTGTAgaaaattttcttctcctctgtgTTTTCTTCTTGGAAAACGAAAGAAGGGGAGCAGAGTTCACAGTCCTTCACAGAAAAAaattgttctctttctcttttttttccccttgcgcGAAGCTCACCTCGCTCGGAAACCTGGACGAAGAGTTAAAAGGTGCTGAGAAAGGTAAGGCGGCTTCTCTGAGGCTGGCGAGGCTTTCTGGCTCTGCTCCGAAggccaggttgggg contains:
- the CARD9 gene encoding caspase recruitment domain-containing protein 9, whose amino-acid sequence is MEDRGQTITSLVLDPALSALANGTKSGRSRSPSAMSETDDSDEACWSSLENFRVKLISVIDPSRITPYLRQCKVINHDDEEQILNDPSLVIRKRKTGVLLDILQRTGQKGFVAFLESLELYYPHLYKKVTGKEPTRVFSMIIDTAGESSLTGLLMSEISKLQGTIREERQKVLELNLMLRAKEDFLREMRVKDSVLRKHQERAQKMKEERDALGRELKACKDENYQLAMSYAKQSEEKNAALMRNRDLQLEIDCLKHRLAKAEDDCKLERKHTLKLKHAMEQRPSHEAVWEIQREKDLLLAKNKALESTLQVTQKRSYEKEGVSLQPLEEERARMAREHQQLLNALYDARQALRRTEEARDKVAEEKELLDLRCASLQKDNQIYQDRMEAILRQMEEVAAERDQALLTQEGFHKQYAQSLLDKDRCRKQIRELGERRDELQLQLFQKEGQLLRAEAALQRLHLDPSLLTSDLEETSSRSSQELTSLGNLDEELKGAEKEKGSDAPEVPFNALGNRPRLQEEGQLDAELVEKGRRRMKDTFEHYRRKRALRKMHKVRAHAVDWKHSSGSDNTDTEGS